The DNA segment CTCTTGAGGTAGCAGAAGGTAATTTTCAGACAAAGGTACCTATCCTCACTCATGATGAGATTGGACAATTAGCCATTGCTTTCAACCGAATGAGAAGAGAGCTCAACCGAAATATTGCTGCCCTCAATCAAGAAAAGGAGCAGCTTGCCAGAATATTAAGTAGTATGGCTGATGGTGTCATGACCTTTAACCGTAAAGGTGAGGTTGTAGTAATGAACCCACCTGCTGAGCGATTCTTTGAGGATTGGCGCTATGAAGTGGAAGATCAGTCACTAGTAGCATCTAATCTACCGGAGGAAATGAGTCAGCTCTACTTAAATGTCATTGGTGAAGAAGAAGAAGAACTCATAGAGATCGTGATACAAGGTAGAAGCTGGGCCATTCTTATGGCTCCGTTATATGATCAAAAGGACGTGCGTGGTGCGGTTGCTGTGATCCGTGATATGACAGAAGAAAGACAGCATGACAAATTAAGAAAAGACTTTATCGCGAATGTTTCACACGAGCTAAGAACGCCAATTTCCTTACTTCAAGGATATAGTGAAGCGATTGTAGATGATCTCGCTGGAACCGTAGAGGATCAAAAAGAACTGGCAAAAATTATTTACGATGAGTCCTTGCGTATGGGAAGGCTAGTAAATGAACTCCTCGATTTAGCACGAATGGAAGCAGATCATACAGAGCTTAACAAGGACTTCATTAATATTAAAGAGTTCTCTGGACGAGTGATTCGGAAGTTTCAAGGGTATGCGAATGATGATGGAATTACCCTCACGACTCATATCGAAGGGGAGCATCCTGAAGTAGAAATGGATCCGGATCGAATGGAACAGGTATTAACCAATCTGCTTCATAATGCCATAAGACATACAGAAGAAGGTGGAACGGTTGCATTAAATGTTCGCTTGTTTGAAAACACGGTTGAACTAGATGTAACGGACACAGGAAGTGGCATTCCAGAAGAGGATTTACCATTTGTATTTGAGCGGTTTTATAAAGGTGATAAATCCAGAACGAGAGGTCGTTCCGGCACAGGCCTGGGACTAGCCATTGCAAAAAATATCATTTCAGCTCATAAGGGTGAAGTAACGGTTCACAGTCGAATGAACAAAGGAACCACATTTTCTATCGTTCTTCCACGAAAACCTGACCATCCTAGCGAAAAATAAAGAAAAATCTTGTTCCATACGAAACAAGTGGAGGGTGTTAAACGGTGAAATACAGGTTTGGAATCGCGATTGTTCTTGCTGTGACTTTCGTTGCGGGCTGTACGAATCAAACAGATGAAGAACAGATTGAGGACACATCGGAATCAGAGGAGACGCTTGATACAAGCTATCCATTAGAGCTTACAGATGCATTAGAACGCGACGTTATAATCGATGCGGAACCGCAGTCGATCGTTTCTCTCATTCCTAGTAATACAGAAATTCTTTACGCGTTGGAAGCGGGAGAAGGGCTTGTCGGCCGTTCGGAATTTGATGATTACCCTGCTGAAGTGCTTGATGTCGAGAGTATTGGTGGGATGGAATTCGATATAGAAAAGATTATTGATCTTGATCCAGATTTAGTTCTGGCTCATCAATCAGGTGCAGCTCAAGCAGAACATGCATTTGAACAATTAAATCAAGCTGGATACCCTGTGTATGTTGTAGAAGACGCTCAAACAATTGAGGCTGTCTATGAAACCATTGAACAAATTGGTGAACTGCTTAATAAACAATCGGATGCACAAGAAGTAGTTGAAGAAATGGCTAGTCAATTTCAGGAGTTAGCGGAACGAACCCAAAAACAGCAGGATGATCAACGCTCTGTTTGGGTTGAAATATCACCTCAACCGATATTTGTTGCTGGAACAGATACCTTTCTTGATGAATTATTAAGTGTAGGTCATGCCAAAAATGCAGCAGACGATCAAGAGGGGTGGGTAGAGTTAAGTGAAGAAGTAGGGATTACCTATGATCCTGATGTCATTATCTCTACATATGATGGAGCAGAAACGATTAAAGAACGACCAGCCTGGAATAGGGTAAAAGCAGTAGAACAGGATCGAGTTTTCAATATTGATACCAATCTTGTTAGCCGTCCGGGTCCTCGTTTAGCAGAAGGAGCCCGAGAGCTAGCGGAGCTTGTATATCCAGAGGATTTTGAATAATAGCAGCGAAGAACCTTCTGACTAATTTAAGTCTTAAGGTTCTTTTCAAATGAAAGGAGTTATGAACACATGAAGATTTATACAAAACAAGGTGATAAAGGTGAAACATCCCTCATTGGAGGAAGGCTTCCAAAGCATGATAGTCAAATTGAATTACTTGGAACCCTTGATGAATTAAACAGTTTTGTAGGACTGGCTCGTGCTGAGTTAGCTTATCCGGAACTCGAACATGAATTGTTAAAAATTCAGCATGAACTCTTTGACTGTGGAAGTGACCTTTCTTATAAACAACTTGAAAATGACCAAGAAAAAAAGCTTACAGATACAGAAACAGCTTGGCTCGAACAACGCGTTGATTATTGGATGAATGTTACGCCATCAATAAAGCGGTTTATATTACCTGGTGGAACAAAAGCGGCCTCGACCTTGCATGTTTGTCGTACAATGGCTCGCAAAGCAGAGAGGCAATTAACAAAATGTCTGGTTGAGAAGGACGCAGCCAACCCAGCTATCCAACAATATTTAAATCGCTTATCTGACTATTTTTTTGTTGTGGCAAGAGTAGCAAATGTTCATCAATCAACTTCCGACATTGAATACAAACGAGGTACCGATGTCTTTCGTTTTTTTGAAAAAGAAGAATAGGTAATAAGTGTCATGGTTTGGCTCCCCCAGGCATAGATATACGTTTGGGGGGGAGAAATCAATGAGGAAATGGTCTTTTCTGATCGGTGTGAGTGTAGCATCAGTCAGTTTGCTCATCGCTTGTCAAACTGAACCAACTCACATTGTTTCAAAACAGCTTCCTTTAAAAGAGGAATCCAATCGCTTTCACAAAGAACGGATTGTATGGGATGAACTGGAGTTAATCGATCACCAAGAAAATAAGATCACCATTTCATTAGCCGATTTTGGCTTTTCTAACACTGATTTAACGAGTGATCTTAATGAAGAAGCAATGATAGAGTTTGCAAGTGAATTAGCATCTACGATTGATACACCCATGAAAAACCCTACTATTGATGAGTTTGGAACTATAACTGAAGGAGAGAATCGAGTCATCTTATCTGAAGAAGAACTGATTCAAGACTTGCATGCTCTTTCCCCACGTATAAAAACCTTAAAGCTCCCGATTTATGTAACTAAACCAACTGTTACAAGTGAACAGCTTGAAGGAATTGATGAATACGAAGTGGCAAGCTTTCGTACATATTTTGATTCAAGCGTAGAGGGTAGAACAAAGAATATACAAATATCAGCTGATGCAATCAATCAATATGTACTTGGTCCAGGAGATCAATTCTCATTTAATAAGGTTGTTGGTGAACGAACAATAGAACGTGGCTATCAAGAAGCGATGGAAATTGTGAATAAAGAATTTGTTCTTGGAATCGGTGGAGGCATTTGCCAAACCTCATCAACCTTATTTAATGCCATTGACGCTGCGGGCTTAGAGGTCGTACATCGGTATACTCATTCCAGAGAAGTGGGCTATGTCGCGTCCGGACGAGATGCAACGGTTTCATGGGGCGGACCTGATTTTATTTTTCAAAACTCATTTGAGCAGCCAGTGATGATTCAAACAGAGGTTAATCAAGGAGAACTTATTGTACGGGTGGTATCAAACGCACCTTAAATGAGAGAAGGGGTAGCTAAACGTTATGGTTGATTATACAAGAAGAGTATGTATTGCTTTAGTATTGGCATTAGTGATCGGGTTTTTGTTTATCGGGGCTCAAACGTTGCAAAATCAAGACCAAACATTTCTTTTTAACCTGAAGAATGATACGTCCAAAGCTAGTGAGACAGCTAGCTTTTTCTTATGATAAAATAAAAGAAAAGAATGTGTTCATAGAAAGGTTCTACTCCATGACTGACCCACGCTTAAAAGCTGAATTGCTATCTTGGTTTAATCAAAGAATGGATTTATCAAGTACACAAATCGATATTGTTGATGGTTTTGTATTTATGTTAAAGAAAGTAAATGCACAAACAAACCTCCGTACAGTAGGTTCAAAAGAGTTTCACCCACGCTTTTGGAGAGCTCATCATCGTGCATTTGGTTACCGTATCCGTACAAAAAGAGATGTGGAAGCGGCCAAACAGATGCATGAATTTTACCTCCGTATTGCTTTTCATGAAGAATTCCTCATGCATGATCAAAATCAAATGATTCTCTCGCCTAAAGGAAAAATGTATTTAACTTTATCAAAGGAAGATCAACTCGAACAAATCCTTACCCACATCTGGTCATGAATATGAGCGAGTGAAACGCACAAACTAATCCAATCAGATTACAACCAAACATCATCTTGTTTAGGTTGTACTTATTGGAGGTCATCACGAATGGATACCACGGTATGGCTTGAATATGCTTGGGTACTTGTTGTTCTTATTGGGCTAGAAGGTGTGCTTGCTGCTGATAATGCGGTTGTTTTAGCCATGGTTATCAGGCACCTACCTGATGATGAGCGGAAGAAAGCATTATTTTATGGCCTTGCAGGTGCGTTTGTTTTCCGTTTTGCATCGTTATTTTTAATCTCTTATTTAGTTGATGTCTGGCAAATTCAAGCGATCGGTGCAATTTACCTGCTTTATTTAGCGCTGCATTATATCTGGAGAAAATTTATTCTTCATAAAACGAAATCGGCTAAATCTGTAAAGGCTCCTGCGAGTTTTTGGAAAACCGTTTTAAAGGTAGAACTCGCTGATTTTGCTTTTGCGGTAGATTCGATCCTTGCTGCAGTAGCACTTGCCATGACATTGCCTGAGACTCCATTACCGAGAATTGGTCAAATGGATGGTGGGCAATTTTTTGTTGTGTTACTTGGGGGGATTGTTGGAATTGTCATCATGAGGTTTGCTGCGAGTAAATTCGTGGGCTTATTAGAGAAAAGGCCAAATCTTGAAACAGGTGCGTATGTTATTGTTGGCTGGGTTGGAGTGAAGCTTGCTGTGTTTACGTTAAGCCATCCTGATCTAGGCGTACTGCCCGTGCATTTTCCCGAATCAACGACATGGAAGCTTATTTTCTGGGGAGTGCTCGTTCTCATTATTATTATAAGTTGGGTTACATCCGGTAAAAAAGGAATCAAAGAAAAAGAGGCCGTGACATAACTAATAAATAATGAAAAAACGGCGAATGATTCTACGATTGAATCATTCGCCATTTGTGTTTTTGAGAAAACAAGCGGAGGGAGAACCCGAGACTCCTACGGAACAGAACGCGGTGAAGACACTGTAGCGGCGCTTTTCCCGCGGAGGGGGCTGAGGCCGTTCTTGTGGGTGCGAGGGATTCTCCTGTAGCGGATTTGTTGCGATATTCGTGCTTTATCTCGCTACATAATGTTATGTCCGAGCCTCTTCGTAGTTAACATTCGATCGTTTCTGCAAATTGAATCTCATCGATCTCTTGTAGGTGATCAATAACAATTTGATCAACAAGCTTATCTACGGTTACAAGCATGATGGCTTGACCACCTGCTTCTTGTCTACCTACTTGCATCGTTGCGATATTTACATCGTGCTCGGCAAGAAGTTGACCCATCTTTCCGATTACACCTGGTTTATCGTTGTGTTGAATGTAGAGAATATGTCCCTCAGGAATGAAATCAACAGAGAATCCATTCATA comes from the Alkalihalobacillus sp. FSL W8-0930 genome and includes:
- a CDS encoding cob(I)yrinic acid a,c-diamide adenosyltransferase, encoding MKIYTKQGDKGETSLIGGRLPKHDSQIELLGTLDELNSFVGLARAELAYPELEHELLKIQHELFDCGSDLSYKQLENDQEKKLTDTETAWLEQRVDYWMNVTPSIKRFILPGGTKAASTLHVCRTMARKAERQLTKCLVEKDAANPAIQQYLNRLSDYFFVVARVANVHQSTSDIEYKRGTDVFRFFEKEE
- a CDS encoding TerC family protein produces the protein MDTTVWLEYAWVLVVLIGLEGVLAADNAVVLAMVIRHLPDDERKKALFYGLAGAFVFRFASLFLISYLVDVWQIQAIGAIYLLYLALHYIWRKFILHKTKSAKSVKAPASFWKTVLKVELADFAFAVDSILAAVALAMTLPETPLPRIGQMDGGQFFVVLLGGIVGIVIMRFAASKFVGLLEKRPNLETGAYVIVGWVGVKLAVFTLSHPDLGVLPVHFPESTTWKLIFWGVLVLIIIISWVTSGKKGIKEKEAVT
- a CDS encoding VanW family protein; translation: MRKWSFLIGVSVASVSLLIACQTEPTHIVSKQLPLKEESNRFHKERIVWDELELIDHQENKITISLADFGFSNTDLTSDLNEEAMIEFASELASTIDTPMKNPTIDEFGTITEGENRVILSEEELIQDLHALSPRIKTLKLPIYVTKPTVTSEQLEGIDEYEVASFRTYFDSSVEGRTKNIQISADAINQYVLGPGDQFSFNKVVGERTIERGYQEAMEIVNKEFVLGIGGGICQTSSTLFNAIDAAGLEVVHRYTHSREVGYVASGRDATVSWGGPDFIFQNSFEQPVMIQTEVNQGELIVRVVSNAP
- a CDS encoding ABC transporter substrate-binding protein; amino-acid sequence: MKYRFGIAIVLAVTFVAGCTNQTDEEQIEDTSESEETLDTSYPLELTDALERDVIIDAEPQSIVSLIPSNTEILYALEAGEGLVGRSEFDDYPAEVLDVESIGGMEFDIEKIIDLDPDLVLAHQSGAAQAEHAFEQLNQAGYPVYVVEDAQTIEAVYETIEQIGELLNKQSDAQEVVEEMASQFQELAERTQKQQDDQRSVWVEISPQPIFVAGTDTFLDELLSVGHAKNAADDQEGWVELSEEVGITYDPDVIISTYDGAETIKERPAWNRVKAVEQDRVFNIDTNLVSRPGPRLAEGARELAELVYPEDFE
- a CDS encoding ATP-binding protein produces the protein MLWQSVVGKLWFTILLLVSAVLAILMVLLLQSLEQFNLKEAETQLQKHTTMVASIYEEHGNEPSRNEMIRQYGENFNINIAIFEEGQKSWGSENHLDVTLPASFFLSDEELLTVIENNQVVVKEGDFSGSGTGQDEIMVVGVPLAGQPGGGVFMYQTLSAFEQTSTETRRLVYLSAGIAIVLTTIFAFFLSSRVTAPLRKMRQAALEVAEGNFQTKVPILTHDEIGQLAIAFNRMRRELNRNIAALNQEKEQLARILSSMADGVMTFNRKGEVVVMNPPAERFFEDWRYEVEDQSLVASNLPEEMSQLYLNVIGEEEEELIEIVIQGRSWAILMAPLYDQKDVRGAVAVIRDMTEERQHDKLRKDFIANVSHELRTPISLLQGYSEAIVDDLAGTVEDQKELAKIIYDESLRMGRLVNELLDLARMEADHTELNKDFINIKEFSGRVIRKFQGYANDDGITLTTHIEGEHPEVEMDPDRMEQVLTNLLHNAIRHTEEGGTVALNVRLFENTVELDVTDTGSGIPEEDLPFVFERFYKGDKSRTRGRSGTGLGLAIAKNIISAHKGEVTVHSRMNKGTTFSIVLPRKPDHPSEK